In Phycisphaerae bacterium, the following proteins share a genomic window:
- a CDS encoding HAD family hydrolase, with translation MISDFTKYKHIIWDWNGTLLDDAWLCVEILNRMLVRRKMETTTLARYQTDFDFPVVNYYLRLGFDFNKESFDEIAREYIHDYESQRFRCSLREGVIDVIKALKARGFLQSVLSASQRSSLIEALEMFGLKDFFENVAGLDDYYAHSKVDAGKELLKNLSANNKEILLIGDTTHDYEVACELGADCLLLPAGHQSRERLAGAGAKVCNNLNEALKSLF, from the coding sequence ATGATTTCCGATTTTACAAAATATAAACATATTATATGGGACTGGAACGGCACATTGCTTGACGATGCATGGCTGTGTGTGGAGATACTCAACCGGATGCTTGTTCGCCGGAAAATGGAAACAACGACCCTGGCCCGGTACCAGACGGACTTCGATTTTCCTGTGGTGAATTATTACCTCAGGCTCGGCTTTGATTTTAATAAAGAATCTTTCGATGAAATTGCCCGTGAATATATCCACGATTATGAATCGCAGCGGTTCAGGTGCAGTTTGCGGGAGGGGGTCATCGATGTCATAAAAGCGCTGAAAGCCCGCGGTTTTTTGCAGTCGGTTCTTTCCGCTTCGCAGCGGTCATCATTAATTGAGGCGCTGGAGATGTTTGGTTTGAAGGATTTTTTCGAGAATGTCGCCGGCCTTGACGACTATTACGCTCACAGCAAGGTCGATGCCGGCAAAGAATTGCTGAAGAACCTGTCGGCAAACAATAAAGAAATTCTTCTTATTGGCGATACGACGCATGATTACGAGGTGGCGTGTGAGTTGGGAGCCGATTGTCTGCTGCTGCCCGCCGGCCATCAATCCAGAGAAAGACTTGCCGGTGCAGGCGCAAAAGTGTGTAATAATCTTAACGAAGCTTTAAAAAGCCTGTTTTAA
- the rpmH gene encoding 50S ribosomal protein L34 gives MENHRISKVKKKRKSGFLTRMRTKTGRNIMKRRRRIGRSLKLRNT, from the coding sequence ATGGAAAATCATCGTATAAGTAAGGTTAAAAAGAAACGCAAAAGCGGTTTTCTGACAAGAATGAGAACCAAAACCGGTAGAAATATCATGAAAAGAAGAAGACGCATAGGCAGGTCGCTTAAGCTGAGAAATACGTAA
- a CDS encoding MBL fold metallo-hydrolase encodes MQIDRLVLGEYGNNCYVVRKNEKAVNCIIIDTGFSSEPLIDFLKKKKLNPQALILTHGHVDHIAGAALLQQNFSNIKICIHKADAYMLGDSVSNFSSFLGRKIESSPADILLEDQGRIEFADVKFSILHTPGHTQGGICLYNSDEKILFSGDTLFSGSVGRTDFPGYDIEKCFKQLIEGIKNKLLLLPDDTAVLPGHGENTTIKQEKAHNPYLR; translated from the coding sequence ATGCAGATTGACAGACTGGTTTTAGGCGAATACGGGAACAACTGTTATGTGGTCCGTAAAAATGAAAAAGCTGTAAACTGTATTATTATCGATACCGGGTTCAGCTCGGAGCCGTTAATAGATTTTTTAAAGAAGAAAAAACTCAATCCCCAGGCTCTGATTCTCACTCATGGACACGTTGACCATATCGCAGGTGCCGCTCTGCTGCAGCAAAACTTCAGCAATATCAAAATATGTATTCATAAAGCCGATGCTTATATGCTCGGTGATTCTGTAAGCAATTTTTCCAGTTTTCTGGGCAGGAAAATTGAAAGCTCGCCGGCCGACATCCTTTTGGAAGACCAAGGGCGGATTGAATTTGCGGATGTGAAATTTTCCATTCTGCACACGCCCGGCCATACGCAGGGCGGGATTTGCCTTTACAACAGCGATGAAAAAATTCTCTTCAGCGGCGATACGCTCTTTTCAGGGTCGGTCGGAAGGACTGATTTTCCCGGATATGACATAGAAAAATGTTTTAAACAGCTTATTGAAGGCATCAAAAATAAATTACTCCTTCTGCCTGACGATACGGCAGTTCTGCCAGGACATGGGGAAAATACCACTATAAAACAGGAAAAAGCACATAATCCTTATTTACGGTGA